One genomic segment of Petrotoga sp. 9PW.55.5.1 includes these proteins:
- a CDS encoding RnfABCDGE type electron transport complex subunit B, which yields MITIVNSVLLLGVLGFAAGTFLAFAAKKFEVKEDPSEAIVKAVLPSNDCGSCGYPGCAAFAKAFVKGEVGKDGCVPGKAQGVPELLEKISKMSPEELSKIYEESKEDENKILQLLKQN from the coding sequence TTGATTACAATAGTTAACTCTGTACTGTTGTTAGGAGTTTTAGGGTTTGCTGCGGGAACTTTTTTAGCGTTCGCTGCCAAAAAATTTGAGGTTAAAGAAGACCCAAGTGAGGCAATTGTGAAAGCTGTTCTTCCTAGTAACGATTGTGGTTCATGCGGATACCCTGGATGTGCTGCATTTGCCAAAGCTTTTGTAAAAGGCGAAGTAGGGAAAGATGGTTGTGTGCCAGGAAAGGCTCAAGGTGTTCCTGAACTTCTAGAAAAGATATCAAAAATGTCTCCAGAGGAATTGAGCAAAATTTATGAAGAGAGTAAAGAAGACGAAAATAAAATATTACAACTACTAAAACAAAATTAA
- a CDS encoding GatB/YqeY domain-containing protein translates to MLKDQLNRDLKKYLKEKNTVALNSVRSVITEIKNQEVEKGKELSDEEIMKLIKKQVKMREDSIEQFEKAGRSDLVDKEEKELKLLKEYLPEELSEEELNKIVEETIKEVNASSKKDFAKVMKAVMQKAQGRADGKKINETVSKFLN, encoded by the coding sequence ATGTTAAAAGATCAATTGAATCGAGACTTAAAAAAATATCTAAAAGAAAAAAACACCGTAGCTTTAAATTCTGTTAGATCAGTAATTACAGAGATAAAAAATCAAGAAGTTGAAAAAGGCAAAGAATTATCTGACGAAGAAATAATGAAGTTGATAAAAAAACAAGTAAAAATGAGGGAAGATTCGATAGAACAATTTGAAAAGGCTGGAAGAAGTGATTTAGTCGATAAAGAAGAGAAAGAGTTAAAGTTATTGAAAGAATATCTACCCGAAGAGCTTTCTGAAGAAGAGTTAAATAAAATCGTTGAAGAAACTATAAAAGAAGTTAATGCCTCTTCAAAAAAGGACTTTGCTAAAGTAATGAAAGCAGTAATGCAAAAGGCCCAAGGAAGAGCTGATGGAAAAAAGATAAATGAAACAGTATCAAAATTTTTGAATTAA
- the feoB gene encoding ferrous iron transport protein B, which produces MKSFNSNSEDTNLVVDKEFEISIIGNPNVGKTSLFNLLTGSRQYVANWPGVTVEKKIGSFKYKEKVFKLVDLPGVYTLSAKSEDERVAKDYIISKSSEIVIVVADALNLESSMYLLFQLIEIGTNVVLVINAVDEAREKGRVIDPDPISKTLNIPVILTSAKTGEGKEELLEEIYKFSKENKIIKSKIKYPEEIESFINFFNESYGQYTHELTQTEIFENNSWNPIHFLEFGEEDLNLSNDFLEILRNRFDLVELKNKYLNWKFNFITYLASSSIIKEGIDWSFRDILDHVFTHKVLGILIYVFALFAVFSLTFSLAQPLSDILEVSFTFLGDSLAGFISIPWLESLVVDGIIAGVGGVLVFLPQIFILFFFLGFLEESGYLPRAAFLVDRIARSFGLSGRSFMSVILGFGCNVPAIISTKGIANKKERLALILSLPFASCSARLPVYILLISAFFSSQAATVMLLVYFSSILLVLLSSKFLQRFITQSEDIPFIIELPRFRMPTLKNLSIYTWNRGKHFLQKAGGIILIATILIWFLSFFPNFGADINNSFAAYIGRVFEPFTNHLGWDWRINTGLVFGVAAKEIVVSSYSTIFNVAEGNLTFALQNALTPQSALALIFFVLAYIPCFATLTTIKIETNGWKWPIFSFIYTTFVAYIIANVVFYIGGIFL; this is translated from the coding sequence ATGAAATCGTTTAATAGCAACTCGGAAGATACAAACTTAGTTGTTGATAAAGAATTCGAGATTTCCATTATCGGGAATCCAAACGTTGGAAAAACTTCTCTATTCAATTTACTTACAGGTAGTAGACAATACGTAGCAAATTGGCCAGGCGTTACTGTGGAAAAGAAGATTGGTTCTTTTAAATATAAAGAAAAAGTTTTTAAGCTAGTAGATCTTCCTGGAGTTTATACTCTATCAGCAAAAAGTGAAGATGAAAGAGTTGCTAAAGATTACATTATAAGCAAAAGTTCTGAAATAGTGATTGTAGTAGCAGATGCCTTAAACCTAGAAAGTTCTATGTATCTTTTATTTCAACTTATAGAAATTGGGACAAATGTGGTTCTCGTTATAAATGCAGTTGATGAGGCAAGAGAAAAGGGCAGGGTTATCGATCCAGATCCAATTTCAAAAACTCTAAATATCCCAGTAATTTTAACTTCAGCAAAAACAGGTGAAGGAAAAGAAGAACTTTTAGAAGAGATTTATAAATTTTCTAAAGAAAATAAAATAATAAAAAGTAAAATCAAATATCCAGAAGAAATTGAAAGTTTTATAAACTTTTTTAATGAAAGTTATGGCCAATACACACATGAACTAACACAGACAGAAATTTTTGAAAACAATAGTTGGAACCCTATACATTTTTTAGAGTTTGGAGAAGAAGATTTAAACCTCTCAAACGACTTTTTAGAAATACTTAGAAACAGATTTGATTTAGTAGAGTTAAAAAACAAATATTTGAATTGGAAGTTTAATTTTATAACTTATCTTGCAAGTTCATCAATTATTAAAGAGGGCATTGACTGGTCTTTCAGAGATATTTTAGATCACGTATTTACTCACAAAGTCCTAGGTATATTAATATATGTCTTTGCCTTATTTGCTGTTTTTTCACTCACATTTAGCCTTGCTCAACCTCTATCAGATATATTAGAAGTGAGCTTTACTTTTTTAGGAGATTCTTTAGCTGGATTTATCTCCATTCCATGGCTTGAATCTTTGGTTGTTGATGGTATTATTGCAGGAGTTGGTGGAGTTTTGGTATTTCTCCCTCAGATTTTTATCTTGTTTTTCTTTCTTGGATTTTTAGAAGAATCAGGATATTTACCTAGAGCGGCATTCTTAGTTGATAGGATAGCTAGAAGCTTTGGCCTAAGTGGAAGGTCTTTTATGTCAGTTATTTTAGGTTTTGGATGTAATGTTCCAGCAATTATTTCAACGAAAGGGATTGCAAATAAAAAAGAAAGACTGGCTTTAATTCTAAGTTTACCTTTTGCTTCGTGCAGTGCTAGACTGCCAGTTTACATATTATTGATTAGTGCATTTTTTTCTTCCCAAGCTGCAACCGTTATGTTACTGGTTTATTTTTCTAGCATACTGCTAGTTCTACTTTCCTCAAAGTTTTTGCAAAGATTTATTACTCAATCAGAAGACATCCCTTTTATTATTGAACTTCCTAGATTTAGAATGCCTACTTTAAAAAATCTATCCATATATACATGGAATAGGGGAAAACATTTTTTACAAAAAGCGGGAGGCATAATTTTAATCGCGACCATTTTAATATGGTTTTTGTCATTCTTTCCTAACTTTGGGGCGGATATAAACAACAGCTTTGCAGCTTATATAGGAAGAGTTTTTGAACCTTTTACCAATCATCTGGGTTGGGATTGGAGAATAAATACTGGATTGGTTTTTGGTGTAGCCGCTAAAGAAATAGTAGTATCTTCTTACTCAACCATTTTTAACGTGGCAGAAGGAAATTTGACCTTTGCCTTACAAAATGCTCTGACTCCACAATCCGCCTTAGCTTTAATATTCTTTGTTTTGGCATATATCCCTTGCTTTGCAACATTAACTACAATAAAAATAGAAACTAATGGATGGAAGTGGCCTATTTTTAGTTTTATATACACAACTTTTGTTGCATACATAATAGCTAATGTTGTTTTCTATATAGGAGGAATTTTCTTATGA
- a CDS encoding FeoA family protein has protein sequence MILSLDYLFIGQKGKIRKLELADESSKNRLLAMGIIPGKVVELVHISPFGDPLVFKVEEKKVVLRKSEASKIFVEVSYKVYNLYNTEKGSYEVISLMGGKKFLQDLAKIGLNKGSKFDLIDKKANKIIIMIDGKKYIMGRGRASKIYCKKVS, from the coding sequence TTGATCTTATCACTAGATTATCTATTTATAGGCCAGAAAGGAAAAATTAGAAAATTAGAACTTGCAGATGAAAGCTCAAAAAATCGTTTATTAGCTATGGGGATAATACCAGGAAAGGTTGTAGAATTAGTTCATATCTCGCCGTTTGGTGACCCTTTAGTATTTAAGGTGGAAGAAAAAAAAGTCGTTTTAAGAAAAAGTGAAGCTTCAAAAATATTCGTTGAAGTATCTTACAAAGTATATAACCTTTACAATACAGAAAAAGGAAGTTATGAAGTAATTTCCCTGATGGGAGGGAAAAAATTTTTACAAGATTTAGCAAAAATAGGTCTAAATAAAGGTTCTAAATTTGATTTAATAGATAAAAAAGCAAATAAAATAATAATAATGATTGATGGAAAGAAATATATAATGGGAAGGGGAAGGGCTTCAAAAATTTATTGTAAGAAGGTGAGCTAA
- a CDS encoding methyl-accepting chemotaxis protein, whose protein sequence is MFKNWKIRSKLIFNLSISLAVIVLIVLIGTRYLNNLYEEMKTSLYDDAFEAQNLILNADRDMYQAILAKNNIVYNPGNMEIISTNEEDFEENIQQTLDRIEQAFNIYDSNKEIREEIIQIRHPNSNNTLFQNYDIFLREFNKWISASREEINQAKSSNTNPNILLQASFETNKIFDDAREAVNELGETVEIIAERMLEKEREGKNSLVNFLYLIMVITIIIVLFISEIITRGITKSTKKLSTSIEEFGNGELDIDFTLEGKDELSLMSTNLKLMQKNLKDLVKQTNQHAGSIKNTSMNLSSIAEEWNATIEELSANYNNLKERSENVASSIEEVTSSVQEIAAGAQNVSKASQELLESANRTNDAATEGSKTIEDMVKSFKMISEQSEKAEETSEDLSNKVVNIGEIVNTINTITEQTNLLALNAAIEAARAGEAGRGFAVVADEIRSLAEESRKATSQIENILSEIRSGAITVSNSVKEAYNKVISTNSQVNNIDSKFSTISKEVRQIAEKIEDLTAVSEEQSASTEEMSSAMDNSAKSVNEINEQIFEISDSIDNQAKTAETIAKDSITLLEISTNLENLLQFFKLS, encoded by the coding sequence ATGTTTAAAAATTGGAAAATACGGAGTAAGTTAATTTTCAATTTAAGTATTTCTTTAGCCGTAATTGTTCTAATCGTTTTAATTGGTACAAGATATTTAAATAACCTATATGAAGAAATGAAAACTTCTCTTTACGATGATGCTTTCGAAGCTCAAAACTTGATTTTAAATGCTGATAGGGATATGTACCAAGCTATATTAGCAAAAAATAATATCGTATATAATCCTGGAAATATGGAAATAATCAGTACAAATGAGGAAGATTTTGAAGAAAATATTCAACAAACACTCGATAGGATAGAGCAAGCATTCAATATATACGATTCCAACAAAGAAATTAGAGAAGAAATAATTCAAATTAGGCACCCTAATTCCAATAACACACTTTTTCAAAATTACGATATATTTCTTCGAGAATTTAATAAATGGATATCCGCTTCAAGAGAGGAAATTAATCAAGCAAAGAGCTCAAATACTAATCCAAACATTCTATTACAAGCTTCTTTTGAAACAAATAAAATTTTCGATGATGCCAGAGAAGCTGTTAATGAACTAGGAGAAACTGTTGAAATTATAGCAGAAAGAATGCTAGAGAAAGAAAGAGAAGGTAAAAATTCTCTTGTAAATTTTTTATATTTGATAATGGTTATTACTATAATAATTGTTTTGTTTATTTCAGAGATAATAACTAGAGGTATTACTAAATCCACAAAAAAACTTTCAACTTCTATCGAAGAATTTGGAAACGGTGAATTAGATATCGATTTCACATTAGAAGGTAAAGATGAATTATCTTTAATGTCCACAAATTTAAAATTAATGCAAAAAAATTTAAAAGATTTAGTCAAGCAAACTAATCAACATGCTGGTTCAATTAAAAATACCTCCATGAATTTATCTAGTATAGCTGAAGAATGGAATGCTACGATAGAAGAACTTTCTGCAAATTATAATAATCTAAAAGAGCGATCAGAAAATGTAGCTTCTTCTATAGAAGAGGTAACATCGAGCGTACAGGAAATTGCGGCAGGAGCTCAAAATGTTTCTAAAGCTTCCCAAGAATTATTAGAATCAGCCAACAGAACTAACGATGCTGCAACTGAAGGTAGCAAAACCATAGAGGATATGGTAAAATCATTCAAAATGATTTCAGAACAATCAGAAAAAGCGGAAGAAACCTCTGAAGATTTATCCAATAAAGTTGTTAATATCGGTGAGATTGTTAATACAATAAACACAATAACAGAACAAACAAATCTTCTAGCTTTAAATGCAGCTATAGAAGCTGCAAGAGCTGGAGAAGCAGGAAGAGGCTTTGCTGTAGTAGCTGATGAAATAAGATCTCTCGCTGAAGAATCAAGAAAAGCAACTTCACAAATAGAGAATATTTTAAGTGAAATAAGAAGCGGCGCCATAACAGTTTCTAATTCAGTAAAAGAAGCTTATAACAAAGTTATTTCAACTAATTCCCAAGTAAATAATATAGATTCTAAATTTTCAACTATATCAAAAGAAGTTAGGCAAATAGCAGAGAAAATCGAAGATTTAACCGCCGTTTCTGAAGAACAATCAGCTTCCACAGAAGAAATGAGCTCGGCTATGGATAACTCTGCGAAATCTGTAAATGAAATAAATGAACAAATATTCGAAATAAGTGACTCCATTGATAACCAGGCCAAAACGGCAGAAACCATAGCAAAGGATAGTATTACGCTACTAGAAATTTCAACAAATTTGGAAAATTTACTACAATTTTTCAAATTGTCATAG
- a CDS encoding MFS transporter, giving the protein MTFDLLIEKTVSQSQRNYLLFITSFGWAIVSAYVMITSFTLPLLIDEWQLSNVFASTIASSTFIGMFVGTLSAGIISDYFGRKKSAIFLLFIGSLFSVLSGFVDSPTLFMVFRILSGIGFGGSMPVLNAYLTEFLNVSIRGRYLVYLETSWAFGSIFIAIIHMFLARNITWRLDYLFLGVGFIPLLLLFTVPESPKYLLIKDKKEEFEKSFNYKIKEEIVLPKKEKVTINALFKKGYLSRTLNVFLLWFTMSVGYYGIFVWVKGILAQKGIDVVLTDWYTFYMFLAQLPGYLFAAYLIEKIGRRKSVLFFALGTTISSIIFAAVSSNLMVLIFSLVVSIFCMGMWGLTYAYTPELYPTTMRGTANGAAGALTRLAGFIAPFYTSFFLSRNLINIGLIGIAFLFAVTGILNFIFLPETLKKEID; this is encoded by the coding sequence ATGACTTTTGATCTATTAATAGAAAAAACTGTTTCCCAATCTCAAAGAAATTATCTGCTTTTTATTACCTCGTTTGGTTGGGCTATTGTTTCTGCCTATGTTATGATTACATCCTTTACACTTCCACTTTTAATCGACGAATGGCAATTATCAAATGTATTTGCTTCTACGATAGCTAGTTCTACATTTATTGGTATGTTTGTTGGAACGTTGAGCGCAGGTATAATTTCTGATTATTTTGGAAGAAAAAAATCCGCTATCTTTTTGTTGTTTATAGGAAGTCTTTTTAGCGTTTTAAGTGGTTTTGTTGATTCTCCAACACTTTTTATGGTTTTTAGAATTTTATCAGGGATTGGATTTGGAGGTTCTATGCCTGTTTTGAATGCATATTTAACAGAGTTTTTAAATGTTTCGATTAGGGGGAGGTATTTAGTTTATTTGGAAACTAGTTGGGCGTTTGGAAGTATATTCATTGCAATAATTCATATGTTTCTAGCGAGAAACATTACTTGGAGACTAGATTATCTTTTTCTGGGTGTAGGTTTTATTCCACTTTTACTTTTGTTTACAGTTCCTGAATCTCCTAAGTATCTACTAATAAAAGATAAAAAAGAAGAGTTTGAAAAATCATTTAATTACAAAATTAAAGAAGAAATTGTCTTGCCAAAGAAAGAAAAAGTTACTATCAATGCTCTTTTTAAAAAAGGGTATCTATCTAGAACTTTGAATGTCTTTCTTTTGTGGTTTACTATGAGTGTAGGTTATTATGGAATTTTTGTTTGGGTAAAAGGTATTTTAGCTCAGAAAGGAATAGATGTTGTATTGACTGACTGGTATACTTTCTATATGTTTTTAGCTCAATTACCCGGTTATCTATTTGCTGCTTATTTGATAGAAAAAATTGGGAGAAGAAAAAGCGTCCTGTTTTTTGCTTTAGGAACAACCATTTCTTCAATAATTTTTGCAGCTGTTTCCTCTAATTTAATGGTTTTGATTTTCAGTTTGGTAGTTTCAATATTCTGTATGGGCATGTGGGGTTTAACTTATGCTTATACACCAGAACTTTATCCAACAACTATGAGAGGTACTGCTAACGGTGCTGCAGGAGCACTAACGAGGCTTGCTGGATTCATTGCTCCGTTTTACACTTCGTTTTTTCTTTCTAGAAATTTAATAAACATAGGTTTGATAGGAATAGCTTTTCTTTTTGCTGTTACCGGTATATTAAATTTTATCTTTTTACCCGAAACCTTAAAAAAAGAAATAGATTAG
- a CDS encoding GTPase, with the protein MKCEGCGIEIQVENSKKPGYIPKDVLEERLVNNEEVVCQRCFKLKHYNHLLPLSIESDFAKDIDKIINDFKTIIWVVDAIDFEGTFRKEIAQKLTGKNVVLIVNKIDLLPKSTSYIQFKKWIFSRIKEMNVNILENNVKMISVKSGIGVEKAKDFLNQTEKEKALVIGVTNVGKSSFLNKISGKNLTISAYAGTTLKVLKTKITDINLELYDSPGIFTQDRLCDFFDVYSQVKMIPSKKLLTKTFTVNKRNVLFVSGLFWIRVLENGVRDLPPIMTLFVPEGISAHRAKEERVEELLSNRKVLFPPYYESFSYDTINFEKQILKIEKGNDLAISGAGWLSIKRGPLIAEISKPKELSITIRKSMK; encoded by the coding sequence ATGAAGTGTGAAGGTTGTGGTATAGAAATTCAGGTAGAAAATTCAAAAAAGCCTGGATATATACCAAAAGATGTATTAGAAGAAAGATTAGTAAATAATGAAGAGGTTGTTTGCCAAAGATGCTTTAAATTAAAGCATTATAACCATTTATTACCTCTAAGTATTGAATCTGATTTTGCTAAGGATATCGATAAGATTATAAACGATTTTAAAACGATTATTTGGGTTGTAGATGCCATAGATTTTGAAGGCACCTTTAGAAAAGAAATTGCTCAAAAATTGACAGGAAAGAACGTAGTTTTGATAGTAAATAAGATAGATTTATTACCAAAAAGCACTTCATACATTCAATTTAAAAAATGGATCTTTTCAAGAATAAAAGAAATGAACGTTAATATCTTAGAAAATAATGTTAAGATGATTAGTGTTAAATCAGGAATAGGTGTAGAAAAGGCGAAAGACTTTCTTAACCAGACCGAAAAAGAAAAAGCTCTGGTAATAGGAGTTACTAACGTTGGGAAGTCTTCTTTCTTAAATAAAATTTCAGGAAAAAATCTGACCATTAGTGCTTATGCCGGAACGACATTAAAAGTATTAAAGACAAAAATCACCGATATTAATTTAGAATTATATGATAGTCCTGGTATTTTTACTCAGGATAGATTATGTGATTTTTTTGATGTTTATTCACAGGTTAAGATGATTCCATCTAAAAAATTACTGACTAAAACTTTCACTGTTAATAAAAGAAATGTGTTGTTTGTCAGTGGGTTGTTTTGGATAAGGGTCTTAGAAAATGGAGTGAGAGATCTTCCCCCAATAATGACTTTGTTTGTACCCGAGGGTATATCTGCTCACAGGGCAAAAGAAGAAAGAGTCGAAGAGTTACTTTCTAACAGGAAAGTTCTATTCCCCCCTTACTATGAAAGTTTTAGTTATGATACTATAAATTTTGAAAAACAGATTTTAAAAATTGAAAAAGGGAATGATTTGGCCATATCTGGTGCAGGGTGGCTTTCCATTAAAAGAGGACCACTGATAGCTGAGATTTCAAAACCCAAAGAACTTAGTATAACAATTAGGAAATCAATGAAATAG
- a CDS encoding phosphate propanoyltransferase, producing the protein MKLKEPGIVVGVSNRHVHLSHEDLEKLFGEGYELTPLRPLGQPGQYASEECVELIGPKGSFAKVRILGPVRKNSQVEISRTDSFKLGVTPPVRDSGDIEGTPGIRIKGPLGEIELEKGVIIAKRHIHMLPSDADLYGVKDKDLVSIYCDKEGRKLIFQDVLIRVSEKFALEFHVDIDEANAALLNNGDQVKIIESF; encoded by the coding sequence TTGAAACTGAAAGAACCTGGTATAGTTGTAGGAGTATCAAATAGGCATGTACATTTGTCACACGAAGATTTAGAAAAGTTATTTGGTGAAGGTTATGAACTAACTCCTTTAAGGCCTTTAGGACAACCTGGGCAGTATGCTTCAGAAGAATGTGTTGAATTAATTGGGCCAAAAGGAAGCTTTGCAAAAGTTAGGATTTTGGGGCCTGTAAGAAAAAATTCACAAGTAGAGATTTCTAGAACAGATTCTTTTAAATTAGGAGTTACTCCACCAGTTAGAGATTCTGGAGATATTGAAGGAACTCCTGGCATAAGAATAAAAGGTCCTTTGGGGGAAATAGAGCTAGAAAAAGGAGTTATAATAGCTAAAAGACATATACACATGCTTCCATCAGATGCAGATCTTTATGGGGTAAAAGATAAGGATTTAGTTTCCATATATTGTGATAAAGAGGGGCGTAAATTAATATTTCAAGATGTTCTTATAAGAGTAAGTGAAAAATTTGCATTAGAATTTCATGTTGACATCGACGAAGCAAACGCAGCTTTGTTGAATAACGGAGATCAAGTCAAAATAATAGAATCTTTTTAA
- the ylqF gene encoding ribosome biogenesis GTPase YlqF → MWYPGHIEKAKTLIKRNLKLVNAVVEILDARAPLASRSYEEGQLFRNKKRIIILNKNDLCDLKKTKLWEDYYKEKENEVFLLNFKNLNIRKFFIKNIYPLVPQKFNEKSLMIVGIPNVGKSTFINQLKGKKSAAVGNKPGITRGVQWINIDKGLKLLDTPGVLYPKLFNKELINKLILIGSLKAEDVEMDEAISYAFEFLKKEYPSLLDDIVKQWNNLENSYKFIEKFCEKRNFVKKGGLIDYERGRNIFLKELSEGKYGRITYEVPSDFD, encoded by the coding sequence ATGTGGTATCCTGGCCATATAGAGAAAGCCAAAACTTTAATAAAGAGAAACCTTAAGTTAGTCAACGCTGTTGTTGAAATCCTAGATGCTAGAGCACCATTGGCAAGTAGATCGTATGAAGAAGGACAGCTTTTTAGAAATAAAAAGAGAATCATTATTTTGAATAAAAACGACCTGTGTGATTTGAAAAAAACCAAACTATGGGAAGATTATTATAAAGAAAAAGAAAATGAAGTTTTCTTACTAAACTTTAAGAATTTAAACATCAGAAAATTCTTCATTAAGAATATTTATCCACTAGTCCCTCAAAAATTCAATGAAAAAAGTTTAATGATTGTAGGTATACCAAATGTTGGAAAATCTACTTTTATAAACCAACTAAAAGGTAAAAAATCAGCAGCTGTTGGAAACAAACCCGGTATTACTAGGGGAGTGCAATGGATAAACATTGACAAAGGATTAAAATTACTTGATACTCCTGGAGTTTTGTATCCTAAACTTTTTAACAAAGAGCTTATAAATAAATTAATACTCATTGGTTCACTAAAAGCTGAAGATGTTGAAATGGATGAAGCAATCTCTTATGCATTCGAGTTTTTGAAAAAAGAATATCCATCACTTTTAGATGATATTGTTAAACAATGGAACAATTTGGAAAACTCTTATAAATTCATAGAGAAATTTTGTGAAAAGAGAAACTTCGTGAAAAAAGGCGGTCTTATTGACTACGAAAGAGGAAGGAATATTTTTTTAAAAGAATTATCCGAAGGAAAATACGGAAGAATAACTTATGAAGTTCCTTCAGATTTTGACTAA
- a CDS encoding PhoH family protein encodes MNVDIHYKNRKIYIEGKDDDSVNTTSKIFSELLEILDEGHLLDWDEFQYVVSRYKSNGNGLKTEEKQKSMKEVVNTCIVGTKIFAKTEGQANYIDYLKNNDIVFSIGPAGTGKTYLAVAMAVDYLRSGKVQRIILTRPAVEAGEKLGFLPGNFYEKVDPYLRPLYDALLDFMDSDKLVSYREKGIIEILPLAYMRGRTLNNSFIILDEAQNTTYQQMKMFLTRIGFNSRVVITGDITQIDLEKKKDSGLLSVKKVLGESISGIKFIELSNNDVVRNPLVKKIIRAYEEYENEG; translated from the coding sequence ATGAATGTGGATATTCATTATAAAAACAGGAAAATATACATAGAAGGCAAGGACGATGACTCGGTTAATACAACATCAAAAATATTCTCAGAATTGTTAGAAATTTTAGATGAGGGACATTTGCTTGATTGGGATGAGTTTCAATATGTTGTATCGAGATATAAATCTAATGGAAATGGTCTAAAGACTGAAGAGAAACAAAAATCGATGAAAGAGGTAGTAAATACCTGTATCGTTGGAACAAAAATATTTGCCAAAACTGAAGGTCAAGCAAATTATATAGATTATTTGAAAAATAACGATATAGTTTTTAGTATAGGCCCTGCAGGAACAGGTAAAACTTATTTGGCTGTTGCAATGGCAGTTGATTATTTAAGATCAGGAAAGGTTCAGAGAATAATATTAACTAGGCCTGCGGTAGAGGCAGGAGAAAAGTTGGGGTTTTTACCTGGGAATTTTTATGAAAAAGTAGACCCTTATTTGAGACCGTTATACGATGCATTACTAGATTTTATGGATTCCGATAAGTTAGTTTCATATAGAGAAAAAGGTATTATAGAAATTTTACCTTTGGCTTACATGCGCGGAAGAACTCTTAATAATTCATTTATTATATTGGATGAGGCACAGAATACAACCTATCAGCAAATGAAAATGTTTTTAACAAGGATAGGTTTTAATTCAAGAGTAGTTATTACAGGTGATATTACTCAAATAGATCTAGAAAAAAAGAAAGACTCAGGCTTGCTTTCTGTAAAAAAAGTATTGGGGGAAAGTATTTCAGGGATAAAGTTTATAGAACTTTCAAACAATGATGTTGTAAGAAATCCTTTGGTTAAAAAAATCATAAGGGCCTATGAGGAATATGAAAACGAAGGGTAA